A genomic segment from Geitlerinema sp. PCC 7407 encodes:
- a CDS encoding class I SAM-dependent methyltransferase, with product MLTTSETSTFDPAQQFPSIVNQIRFHYENNIDGKSNFEFPAEEYELLASDLQIEGGIPTLPPSLQLELLNTKIGDRAAERYYRRLFFPILSMQRMSTIAVATMINAIVSQLRPDQCYLNIGVWHGFTFFSGLLNNPDKLCIGVDNFSEFTSENASSRDAFYRRFLGLKTQNHFFFESGYERVFDDFLKTKIGFYLYDGAHDYDNQLKSLLIAEPFLAKDCIIMVDDTNFQAARQATLDFLDMRKTQYRLLFDLPTPRNLYPTWWNGIMILQKLW from the coding sequence ATGCTGACCACTTCAGAAACCAGTACGTTTGACCCCGCACAGCAGTTTCCGTCAATCGTCAATCAGATTCGCTTTCACTACGAAAACAATATTGACGGCAAAAGCAACTTTGAATTTCCGGCAGAAGAATACGAACTCTTAGCCTCAGACTTGCAGATCGAGGGCGGCATTCCCACGCTGCCTCCCAGCCTTCAGCTCGAGCTCCTCAACACCAAAATCGGCGATCGCGCCGCAGAGCGCTACTACCGGCGGCTGTTTTTCCCGATTTTGTCGATGCAGCGCATGTCCACCATTGCGGTGGCCACGATGATCAACGCTATTGTTTCTCAGCTCCGGCCCGATCAGTGCTACCTGAATATCGGCGTTTGGCACGGCTTCACCTTTTTCTCGGGACTACTCAACAATCCCGATAAGCTCTGCATTGGCGTTGACAACTTTTCGGAGTTTACGAGCGAAAATGCCAGCTCTCGAGACGCGTTTTACCGCCGATTTCTCGGCCTAAAAACCCAGAATCACTTCTTTTTTGAATCGGGCTATGAACGGGTCTTTGATGACTTTTTGAAAACCAAAATTGGCTTCTATTTGTATGACGGAGCCCACGACTATGACAATCAGCTCAAGTCCTTGCTGATCGCGGAGCCTTTCTTGGCCAAAGACTGCATCATCATGGTCGATGACACCAACTTCCAGGCCGCGCGACAGGCAACCCTGGACTTCTTGGACATGCGCAAGACCCAGTACCGGCTGCTGTTTGACCTGCCGACGCCGCGCAACCTCTATCCCACCTGGTGGAACGGCATCATGATCTTGCAAAAGCTCTGGTAG
- a CDS encoding RNA-guided endonuclease TnpB family protein, whose protein sequence is MRTAHQYRLRPTSSQVALMSEWLELLRRQYNYRLGERFSWYEQNRCDVTDCPLICRLPELRENPDFYSQKRDLVNSKALFPEYKQIYAQVLQDCIGRVKKTFDRWLKGDCNGKRSGKPRFKGVNRYRSFTFPQIKQDCIQGNRINLPKIGWVKLIQHRPLPEGFKVKTATVSYKVDGWYVTLSLEDSSVPTLTPEAPSLENTMGIDLGLKSFFVDDSGREEPIPQHYRKAEKRLKRLQRSLSRKKNGSNRRKKAVKRVAKAHLKVSNQRKDFHHKVANKLLSQGKHVAHEKLNIRGIARTRLAKSTHDAGWGQFLQILAIKAERAGLLTVAVNPSGTSQNCCGCGVKVPKILQDRIHTCPEGGLMLDRDHNAAINIKYLAVGHSVNKAQETPDGLPGVTEKPTPYASVSV, encoded by the coding sequence ATGAGAACCGCCCACCAGTACCGATTGCGTCCAACCTCCAGTCAAGTCGCCTTGATGAGCGAATGGCTGGAACTCTTGCGCAGACAGTACAACTACCGTCTCGGTGAGCGGTTCTCTTGGTACGAGCAAAATCGCTGCGACGTCACCGATTGCCCGCTAATCTGCCGCCTGCCAGAGCTGCGAGAGAATCCTGATTTCTACTCCCAAAAACGAGACCTAGTGAACTCCAAGGCTCTGTTTCCGGAGTACAAGCAGATTTATGCTCAAGTCCTGCAAGACTGCATTGGCCGGGTGAAGAAGACCTTTGACCGCTGGCTCAAAGGAGACTGCAACGGCAAGCGAAGCGGCAAGCCTCGATTTAAGGGAGTAAACCGATATCGCTCATTTACTTTCCCCCAAATTAAACAGGACTGCATCCAAGGTAATCGGATCAATCTACCTAAAATTGGCTGGGTAAAGCTGATTCAGCATCGTCCTTTGCCGGAAGGCTTCAAGGTCAAGACCGCCACCGTCAGCTACAAAGTTGATGGCTGGTATGTGACTCTGAGCCTAGAGGATTCATCAGTTCCCACCCTCACTCCCGAGGCCCCCAGTCTTGAGAACACGATGGGGATTGATTTGGGCTTGAAGTCGTTCTTCGTAGACGACTCAGGGAGAGAAGAACCCATCCCCCAGCACTACCGCAAAGCCGAAAAGCGTCTGAAGCGGTTGCAGCGTTCACTGTCACGCAAGAAAAACGGGTCCAATCGCCGGAAGAAGGCGGTTAAACGAGTTGCCAAGGCGCACCTGAAAGTCTCAAATCAGCGCAAGGACTTTCACCACAAGGTCGCAAATAAGCTTTTATCCCAGGGGAAGCATGTCGCCCATGAAAAGCTGAATATTCGAGGCATTGCGAGAACGCGACTCGCAAAGTCAACTCACGATGCTGGCTGGGGCCAGTTCCTGCAAATTCTGGCAATCAAGGCTGAAAGAGCTGGATTGCTTACGGTTGCAGTGAATCCCAGCGGCACGTCTCAGAACTGCTGTGGCTGCGGGGTCAAAGTTCCTAAAATACTTCAGGACAGGATTCATACCTGTCCTGAGGGCGGGTTGATGCTGGACCGTGACCACAATGCAGCGATCAACATCAAGTATTTGGCGGTAGGGCATTCCGTCAATAAAGCTCAGGAAACGCCCGATGGGTTACCAGGGGTCACTGAGAAGCCGACACCGTATGCGTCAGTATCGGTGTAG
- a CDS encoding tetratricopeptide repeat protein: MLGILAFQEQRPEAALAHYRQAIALDPGYADAHYNLGVALSCHSDLEGAIACYQRVLVLQPRYFAALHNLATAYHQQQQFEEAIAFYEQALQLQPDHAEAHYNLGLAHRQCNNLEAALAHYDRAIALQPDYAEAHWNRALALLLAGRFREGFAEYEWRWRRPGRQPVELPKPPWRGEPLAGKTLLIYADQGFGDAIQFCRFIPQVVAQGAQVILECRPPLIDLLRSLPGITHIVPRGEGIPASFDYHTSLMSLPHYLGIDLETLPAQVPYLAVPDRPIALAPRPGTRLKVGVAWAGSPTNLNDHNRSCPMAAFRRLFEVTGVTWYSLQKGDRTQDLAGLSPERVINLDDQIQTFADTAAAIAQLDLVITVDTSVAHLAGALGKPVWILLPYSPDWRWLIQRSDSPWYPTARLFRQSSRGQWDSVLETVLAALTEAIAHPADSLDSPAMQTSSTPSITLQTSAPVKCVGLGWPPSLLSGWGVYGMNLALQTARRAGYEPLMISPPSLEGLNPLHLNLLQPIVQRQQSLHQFLAQNPDKKISGEFTVLHALGNDFASRLQQRVTGKRNLGVVFFENSRLSPEIVERAQSYDAIVAGCSWNAEVLRQHGVRDVRMVPQGIDPTIFHPAPRSNWFGDRFVIFSGGKLEYRKGQDIVVAAFKIFQARHPEALLITAWHNFWPQFMAGLEQTGNVVGLPQVGADRRLRVTEWLVANGIPAGAVLDVGPVVNYMMGQILREADAAIFPNRCEGGTNLVAMECLACGVPSILSANTGHRDLLQGDHCYVLQDQGPVKPSLHFSQVEDWGESRVEEVVAHLETIYQQRAEARSRGLRAAQFMEDWTWEKQIGRLLTAIDDLL, translated from the coding sequence ATGCTGGGCATTTTGGCGTTTCAGGAGCAGCGGCCCGAGGCCGCCCTGGCGCACTACCGGCAGGCGATCGCCCTGGATCCAGGCTATGCCGACGCCCACTACAACCTGGGGGTGGCCCTGAGCTGTCATTCGGATCTGGAAGGGGCGATCGCCTGCTATCAGCGCGTTTTGGTCCTCCAGCCGCGCTACTTTGCCGCCCTGCACAACCTGGCCACGGCCTACCACCAGCAGCAGCAGTTCGAGGAGGCGATCGCCTTCTACGAGCAGGCACTCCAGCTCCAGCCGGACCACGCCGAGGCCCACTACAACCTGGGCCTGGCCCATCGCCAGTGCAACAACCTGGAGGCGGCCCTGGCCCACTACGACCGGGCGATCGCCCTCCAGCCCGACTACGCCGAGGCCCACTGGAACCGCGCCCTGGCCCTGCTGCTGGCGGGCCGCTTCCGGGAAGGCTTCGCGGAGTACGAGTGGCGCTGGCGGCGGCCCGGTCGCCAGCCCGTGGAGCTGCCCAAGCCCCCCTGGCGCGGCGAGCCCCTAGCGGGCAAAACCCTGCTGATCTACGCCGATCAGGGCTTTGGCGACGCGATTCAGTTTTGTCGATTTATTCCGCAGGTGGTGGCCCAGGGAGCCCAGGTCATTCTGGAGTGCCGCCCCCCGCTGATCGACCTGCTGCGATCGCTGCCTGGCATCACCCACATCGTGCCCCGGGGCGAAGGCATCCCGGCGAGCTTCGACTACCACACCTCCTTGATGAGCCTGCCCCACTACCTGGGCATTGACCTGGAGACGTTGCCCGCTCAGGTGCCCTACCTGGCGGTGCCCGACCGGCCGATCGCCCTCGCGCCCCGTCCCGGCACCCGCCTGAAGGTGGGCGTCGCCTGGGCGGGCAGCCCCACAAACCTCAATGACCACAACCGCTCCTGTCCCATGGCGGCGTTTCGGCGGCTGTTCGAAGTAACCGGAGTGACCTGGTACAGCCTGCAAAAGGGCGATCGCACCCAGGATCTGGCGGGCCTGTCCCCGGAGCGCGTGATCAACCTAGATGACCAGATCCAGACCTTTGCGGACACCGCAGCGGCCATTGCTCAGCTAGATTTGGTCATCACCGTCGACACCTCCGTCGCCCACCTGGCCGGGGCTCTCGGCAAGCCGGTTTGGATCTTGCTGCCCTACAGCCCCGACTGGCGCTGGCTGATCCAGCGCTCCGACAGCCCCTGGTATCCGACGGCGCGGCTGTTTCGCCAGAGCAGTCGGGGCCAGTGGGACAGCGTCCTTGAGACGGTTCTCGCCGCCCTGACCGAGGCGATCGCCCATCCAGCAGACTCCCTAGATTCTCCCGCCATGCAAACCTCCAGCACCCCTTCCATCACCCTCCAGACCTCAGCCCCCGTCAAATGCGTGGGCCTGGGCTGGCCGCCCAGCCTGCTCTCGGGCTGGGGCGTCTACGGCATGAACTTGGCCCTCCAGACCGCTCGCCGCGCTGGCTACGAGCCCCTGATGATTTCGCCGCCGTCCCTGGAGGGGCTCAATCCACTGCACCTGAACCTGCTGCAGCCCATCGTGCAGCGCCAGCAGAGCCTGCACCAGTTCCTGGCCCAGAACCCCGACAAGAAAATCAGCGGCGAATTCACCGTGCTCCACGCCCTGGGCAACGATTTTGCCTCGCGGCTCCAGCAGCGCGTCACCGGCAAGCGCAACCTTGGCGTGGTCTTTTTTGAAAATAGTCGGCTGAGCCCCGAGATCGTGGAGCGGGCCCAGAGCTATGACGCCATCGTGGCGGGCTGCTCCTGGAATGCCGAGGTGCTGCGCCAGCACGGCGTCCGGGATGTGCGGATGGTGCCCCAGGGCATCGACCCCACGATTTTTCATCCGGCACCGCGCTCCAACTGGTTTGGCGATCGCTTTGTGATCTTCTCCGGCGGCAAGCTGGAGTACCGCAAGGGCCAGGACATCGTGGTGGCCGCCTTCAAGATTTTTCAGGCCCGCCACCCCGAAGCCCTGCTGATCACCGCCTGGCACAATTTCTGGCCCCAGTTCATGGCGGGGCTAGAGCAAACCGGCAACGTGGTCGGTCTGCCCCAGGTAGGCGCCGATCGGCGGCTGCGGGTGACCGAGTGGCTGGTCGCCAACGGGATTCCGGCCGGGGCAGTGCTGGACGTGGGGCCGGTGGTGAACTACATGATGGGGCAGATTTTGCGGGAGGCCGACGCGGCCATCTTCCCCAACCGCTGCGAGGGCGGCACCAATCTGGTGGCCATGGAGTGCCTCGCCTGCGGCGTGCCGTCCATCCTCTCGGCCAACACCGGCCACCGCGACCTGCTCCAGGGCGACCACTGCTACGTGCTGCAAGATCAAGGCCCGGTCAAACCCAGCCTGCATTTTTCTCAGGTGGAGGACTGGGGCGAATCGAGGGTCGAGGAGGTGGTGGCCCACCTGGAGACGATCTACCAGCAGCGGGCCGAGGCGCGATCGCGGGGGCTGCGGGCGGCTCAGTTTATGGAAGACTGGACGTGGGAAAAACAGATTGGTCGATTGCTGACGGCGATCGACGATCTGCTGTGA
- a CDS encoding glycosyltransferase family 2 protein, with the protein MTIRAFSVIIPAFRCENYLVRTLESIEASIAFFQRHYPQGAAIAPEIVVVCDGSPDNTLAVAQAHAANKPFYRILSHTHSWGAGPARNTGVRGSRGDVLFFCDGDDLFFPEHIYLGMCLLNHPVGASEPLPVAEALPPAVAQYLRSLPPPAEPLGAVSLRVRMEDSLHPYWKRAVENSLVINLAVRRLCHEFVEGYPENQVYKQIRGREDIAYRRSITELFRMAHLDLETTEYIRYPGSSFDRQMAKFTTAPGEYQATTLPDEQRRHAIAARLESEKLRYLRDKFVEPIAPEIQQYALVSCEARGDQYLQQQQFQEAIACYDQAVSLGQAHSTALSNKRAMAYNNWGAAWYSQKQFAAAAQCFQQVRAIAPDFPTSEWAAVHYNLAMALIQLQRYTEAYQALQATLAIEPNFTQARQQLAHFQVDPAPEVSPS; encoded by the coding sequence GTGACGATTCGAGCCTTTTCCGTGATCATTCCGGCTTTTCGGTGCGAAAACTACCTGGTGCGCACCCTCGAGAGCATTGAGGCCAGCATCGCGTTCTTTCAGCGTCACTATCCCCAGGGAGCGGCGATCGCCCCTGAGATCGTCGTGGTGTGCGACGGCTCCCCCGACAACACCCTGGCCGTGGCCCAGGCCCACGCCGCAAACAAGCCTTTTTACCGCATTCTCAGCCACACCCACAGCTGGGGCGCTGGCCCCGCCCGCAATACGGGGGTGCGGGGCTCGAGGGGAGACGTGCTGTTTTTCTGCGACGGCGACGATCTGTTTTTCCCGGAGCACATCTATCTGGGGATGTGCCTGCTCAATCACCCGGTGGGCGCCAGCGAGCCGCTGCCGGTGGCCGAGGCGCTGCCGCCCGCCGTCGCCCAGTACCTGCGATCGCTGCCACCCCCCGCCGAGCCCCTCGGCGCGGTGAGCCTGCGGGTGCGCATGGAGGACAGCCTCCACCCCTACTGGAAGCGAGCCGTGGAAAATAGCCTGGTGATCAACCTGGCGGTGCGGCGGCTCTGCCACGAGTTTGTGGAGGGCTATCCCGAAAACCAGGTCTACAAGCAGATCCGGGGCCGCGAGGACATCGCCTACCGCCGCTCCATCACCGAGCTATTTCGCATGGCCCACCTGGATCTGGAGACCACCGAATATATTCGCTATCCCGGCAGCAGCTTCGATCGCCAGATGGCCAAGTTCACGACGGCTCCCGGGGAATACCAGGCCACCACGCTCCCCGATGAGCAGCGCCGCCACGCGATCGCCGCCCGCCTAGAGAGCGAAAAGCTCCGGTATCTGCGGGACAAGTTCGTCGAGCCCATCGCGCCAGAGATTCAGCAGTATGCCCTAGTTTCCTGCGAGGCGCGGGGGGACCAGTACCTACAGCAGCAGCAGTTTCAGGAGGCGATCGCCTGCTACGACCAGGCCGTCAGCCTCGGGCAGGCCCACTCCACCGCCCTGAGCAACAAGCGGGCCATGGCCTACAACAACTGGGGCGCGGCCTGGTACAGCCAAAAGCAGTTTGCCGCCGCGGCCCAGTGCTTCCAGCAGGTGCGGGCGATCGCCCCCGACTTTCCCACCAGCGAGTGGGCCGCTGTCCACTACAACCTCGCCATGGCCCTGATCCAGCTCCAGCGCTACACCGAGGCCTATCAGGCCCTCCAGGCCACCCTGGCCATCGAGCCCAACTTCACCCAGGCCCGCCAGCAGCTCGCCCACTTCCAGGTCGATCCGGCTCCCGAGGTCAGCCCCAGCTAG
- a CDS encoding DUF317 domain-containing protein yields the protein MVWSRAVGCSVSRAPYSALAAARLPAWWRAIARSRARDGLAWAASAARAVPTSVITGSHTSVCPWRNSRAVGYQGQSERSKSQRQSGA from the coding sequence ATGGTCTGGAGCAGGGCCGTCGGCTGCTCGGTGAGCAGAGCACCGTACTCGGCCTTGGCCGCCGCGAGGTTGCCTGCCTGGTGGAGGGCGATCGCCCGGTCTAGGGCCAGGGACGGGCTGGCCTGGGCCGCCAGCGCTGCCAGGGCAGTCCCCACCTCCGTGATCACCGGCTCCCACACATCGGTCTGCCCCTGGCGGAACAGCCGCGCCGTCGGGTACCAGGGGCAGTCGGAGCGCTCCAAGAGCCAGCGCCAATCGGGGGCGTAG
- a CDS encoding serine/threonine phosphatase, which produces MLVCAQCQFENPLDHKFCQKCGASLTEKPCFQCEQPVALGALRCPNCGAMTGTLWWAIAEATGTEPPAEWAQWQAALTAPEAPPLYVDEQQRYHILAGPLSKDPTMLEFRVHDQRPLELSPLDMVAAEVMFKLAQGLESAETLDPRLPAIAYPYLGLQEEGNLAVPMLQDAWQSPDQTVLILEDRSQWPRVAEQWQEEQASPLQMLSWLHEMTHLWSALEPWQAQQSLLDSENLCLDEDQLLCLRRLILTEGSEALPLAILGEAWRSLLSLSQRTQPGELGLLIEDMVAGEVLTVEGVQERLAAIAQSLQVLPETAPCAEDLGLPPELQPAIAADWTVDDDDDDEATRPLLTPVASFPDDSELDFDAGDDSFDEMPTVVLPMRLVGLEESGRTDIGQHRQHNEDYFGMQSQIYKIESPSGQTVRAQGLYILCDGMGGHAGGEVASALVVEVLRQYFQREWLSLPTQASEASNRGGGLGEDWRRPLPDEDSIRQAIHLANQAVYDINQANNCSGSGRMGTTLVLVLVQDNRVAVAHVGDSRLYRLSRKRGLEQVTLDHEVGQQAILQGVDPEAAYGRPDAYQLTQALGPRDSSYVKPDVQFFDLAEDTILLLCSDGLCDNSLLENHWVSKLEPFLSSRTNLDLGISQLVDFANGYNGHDNITAVAIRLKVRPNLEAMQRT; this is translated from the coding sequence ATGCTTGTCTGCGCCCAGTGCCAGTTTGAAAACCCCCTCGACCACAAGTTTTGCCAGAAATGCGGCGCATCTCTCACCGAAAAGCCTTGTTTCCAGTGTGAGCAGCCCGTGGCCCTCGGGGCTCTCCGCTGCCCGAACTGCGGCGCGATGACGGGCACGCTGTGGTGGGCGATCGCCGAGGCGACGGGGACTGAGCCGCCTGCGGAGTGGGCCCAGTGGCAGGCGGCCCTGACAGCGCCGGAGGCGCCGCCCCTCTACGTGGATGAGCAGCAGCGCTATCACATCTTGGCGGGACCCCTATCCAAGGACCCCACGATGCTGGAGTTTCGGGTCCACGACCAGCGGCCCCTAGAGCTGTCGCCCTTGGACATGGTGGCCGCTGAGGTGATGTTTAAGCTGGCCCAGGGCCTGGAGAGCGCAGAAACCCTGGACCCGCGCCTGCCGGCGATCGCCTATCCCTACCTAGGCCTCCAAGAAGAGGGAAACTTGGCGGTGCCTATGCTCCAGGATGCCTGGCAATCGCCGGATCAGACGGTTTTGATCCTGGAAGATCGCTCCCAGTGGCCGCGCGTGGCCGAGCAGTGGCAGGAGGAGCAGGCGTCGCCGCTGCAAATGCTCTCTTGGCTCCACGAAATGACGCACCTATGGTCGGCGCTAGAGCCCTGGCAGGCCCAGCAGAGTCTGCTCGATTCAGAAAACCTCTGCCTAGACGAAGATCAGCTGCTGTGTCTGCGTCGGCTGATCTTGACTGAGGGAAGCGAGGCTTTGCCCTTGGCGATCTTGGGGGAGGCGTGGCGATCGCTGCTGAGCCTGTCCCAGCGCACCCAGCCCGGCGAGCTGGGGCTGCTGATCGAGGATATGGTGGCGGGCGAGGTGCTGACGGTGGAGGGGGTGCAGGAGCGCTTGGCGGCGATCGCCCAAAGCCTGCAAGTGCTCCCCGAGACCGCCCCCTGCGCCGAAGATCTGGGCCTGCCGCCCGAACTCCAGCCCGCGATCGCCGCTGACTGGACCGTTGACGACGATGATGATGACGAAGCGACGCGGCCCCTCCTGACCCCGGTGGCCTCTTTCCCAGATGACTCCGAGCTGGACTTCGACGCCGGGGACGACAGCTTTGATGAAATGCCGACAGTTGTTCTGCCTATGCGCCTAGTGGGCCTAGAGGAGAGCGGCCGCACCGACATCGGCCAACATCGCCAGCACAACGAAGACTACTTCGGAATGCAAAGCCAGATTTACAAAATCGAAAGCCCCTCCGGTCAGACGGTGCGGGCCCAGGGGCTCTACATTCTCTGTGATGGCATGGGAGGCCATGCGGGCGGCGAAGTCGCCAGCGCCCTGGTTGTGGAGGTGTTGCGCCAGTACTTCCAGCGCGAGTGGCTGTCGCTGCCGACCCAGGCCTCCGAGGCCTCCAACCGTGGCGGAGGCCTGGGGGAAGACTGGCGTCGCCCTCTACCCGATGAGGACAGCATTCGCCAGGCGATCCACCTCGCCAACCAGGCGGTCTACGACATTAACCAGGCCAACAATTGCTCGGGCAGCGGCCGCATGGGCACCACTTTGGTGCTGGTGCTGGTCCAGGACAACCGGGTGGCCGTGGCCCATGTGGGGGACAGCCGCCTCTATCGCCTCAGCCGCAAGCGCGGCCTAGAGCAGGTCACCCTCGATCATGAGGTGGGGCAGCAGGCGATTTTGCAGGGGGTCGATCCGGAGGCGGCCTACGGTCGTCCGGACGCTTATCAGCTCACCCAGGCCCTGGGGCCGCGGGACTCCAGCTACGTCAAGCCGGATGTGCAGTTCTTTGACTTAGCAGAGGATACGATTTTGCTGCTGTGCTCCGATGGGCTGTGCGACAACAGTTTGCTGGAAAACCACTGGGTTTCGAAGCTGGAGCCCTTTCTGAGTTCTCGAACCAATTTGGACCTGGGCATTAGCCAACTGGTGGACTTTGCTAACGGGTATAACGGCCACGACAATATTACGGCGGTGGCCATTCGCCTGAAGGTGCGGCCCAATCTGGAAGCTATGCAGCGAACGTGA
- a CDS encoding FHA domain-containing protein codes for MIICPNCAHPNPDGVLKCEACYTALPGAQTCPNCGAIVEADAEFCGQCGYGLRSLIDPGNAQTEMGVPAVPLPAPTPEPPAAAPPVSPRPSPSETRLQTSQARLFHVQSNTTIELPIGVSVVHLGKPNDRVPPDIDVSGLADSDIVSRVHANLRLEGDAYYIEDVGSANGTYINSFLLPVGDRHRLRSGDRIALGKGDKVSFLFQLT; via the coding sequence ATGATCATTTGTCCCAACTGCGCCCACCCCAATCCCGATGGCGTCCTCAAATGCGAGGCCTGCTACACTGCCCTGCCCGGTGCCCAAACCTGCCCCAACTGCGGTGCCATCGTGGAGGCCGATGCGGAATTCTGCGGTCAGTGCGGCTATGGATTGCGCAGCCTGATCGATCCGGGAAACGCACAGACGGAAATGGGGGTTCCAGCCGTGCCCTTGCCAGCGCCAACCCCCGAGCCGCCCGCGGCAGCGCCCCCAGTATCTCCAAGGCCATCGCCTAGCGAGACCCGCCTCCAGACATCCCAAGCGCGGCTTTTTCACGTCCAGAGTAATACTACAATTGAGCTACCGATCGGTGTATCTGTCGTTCATCTGGGAAAGCCCAATGACCGCGTTCCTCCGGATATCGATGTATCCGGTTTGGCAGACTCTGATATTGTCTCCCGCGTTCACGCGAACCTTCGCCTAGAGGGAGACGCCTACTATATAGAGGATGTCGGCAGCGCCAATGGAACGTATATCAACAGTTTCTTGCTGCCAGTCGGCGATCGCCATCGTCTCCGATCGGGCGATCGCATCGCCCTAGGCAAAGGCGACAAGGTGAGCTTTCTCTTCCAGCTGACGTAG